From the Aedes albopictus strain Foshan unplaced genomic scaffold, AalbF5 HiC_scaffold_617, whole genome shotgun sequence genome, one window contains:
- the LOC109406276 gene encoding uncharacterized protein LOC109406276 — protein MISNWNTSRMTAGMGINMEFSPSDPLFSENNGASSGRGFTTASIRGFIGIVKQKCWSAMHSWLIPPESQTNTADSTKKSLVVPDVSVDCSFNTPIFEAVQGKAKLTIPNDDETKAVPFGGCILYESPTIQTPDNRYNMAKIGRKLNYVADESPTGTNKNSSNQLKKSLNWTTLHLSNKSKPCGKNRKEKNRHDLQINIMEDMWQIADEHYPDSENENCNYSPSPRCSISLLSSNLKSSTIDLSETSFPNISSSIPVGAKYPDLPGRYSDEYDSEESFVMLFDMATPLARIDVVSASSVPPSVLANRQRCRQLSECSDDSIVFCYESEGNDFISQAEIDFDGEDDSEEDEDTDDDSYDEDSEGTLSHQPDSGFEEKKVSSSRSSCINVE, from the coding sequence atgatttccaattggaacaCCAGTAGGATGACGGCGGGCATGGGGATAAATATGGAGTTTTCACCGAGCGATCCGCTATTTTCTGAGAACAATGGAGCTTCCTCAGGTCGCGGTTTCACAACAGCAAGCATCCGCGGGTTTATAGGAATTGTGAAACAAAAGTGCTGGTCAGCAATGCACAGTTGGCTTATACCTCCTGAATCACAAACGAACACGGCGGATagtaccaaaaaatctttggttgTTCCCGATGTATCGGTCGATTGCAGCTTCAACACACCAATCTTTGAAGCCGTTCAAGGAAAAGCAAAACTTACTATACCAAATGACGATGAAACCAAGGCCGTACCATTTGGAGGCTGCATTCTCTATGAAAGTCCTACTATTCAAACCCCAGATAATCGGTATAATATGGCAAAAATCGGAAGGAAATTAAATTATGTGGCTGATGAGAGTCCTACTggtacaaacaaaaatagcagtaATCaactgaaaaaatcattgaactGGACGACTCTTCACCTTTCCAACAAGTCTAAACCCTGCGGTAAAAATCGTAAGGAAAAAAATCGTCACGATCTGCAGATAAATATTATGGAAGATATGTGGCAAATCGCAGACGAGCACTATCCAGATTCGGAGAACGAAAACTGCAACTATAGTCCAAGTCCTCGTTGTTCAATTTCATTATTATCATCAAATTTAAAAAGTTCTACCATAGATCTGTCAGAAACGTCATTTCCAAATATTAGTTCATCAATTCCGGTGGGTGCCAAGTACCCGGATTTACCGGGCCGTTATTCCGACGAGTACGACAGTGAAGAGAGCTTTGTGATGCTCTTCGATATGGCTACTCCATTGGCCAGGATCGATGTCGTTTCTGCAAGTTCTGTACCCCCATCAGTGTTAGCCAACCGGCAGCGATGTCGACAGTTATCGGAATGCAGCGATGATAGTATCGTGTTCTGCTACGAAAGTGAAGGTAACGATTTTATCTCTCAAGCGGAAATCGATTTTGACGGTGAAGATGATTCTGAAGAAGACGAAGATACAGATGATGACAGCTATGATGAGGATAGCGAAGGCACCCTATCACATCAACCAGATTCCGGTTTTGAGGAGAAGAAGGTCAGTAGTAGTAGAAGTAGTTGCATTAACGT